A single genomic interval of uncultured Desulfobacter sp. harbors:
- a CDS encoding AAA family ATPase, with the protein MKKLPIGIQTFSNIIENNYCYVDKTPLIAKLVNQGEYYFLSRPRRFGKSLLIDTIAQAFQGRKELFQGLYLENNWDWDKKHPVIHIDLAESVMKSPDRLDQRLHRILAMRAEQAGLTLTCSHVDDCFEELIHKLHAQGKHRVVVLVDEYDKPILDNITDTKTAMALRDGLRSFYSVLKAQGAHLRFVMLTGVSKFSKASLFSGLNNLQDISLDKRYGTLCGYTQEELESVFSEFLTDVDLNQLKSWYNGYSFLSAPVYNPFDILLYLDSGLYKPYWFETGTPSFLIRLLAEKKMFIPSLENLVAGEELLGSFDIDFIEPETLLFQTGYLTIKKKEILFDHEYIYHLGFPNHEVKKSLTGSILHLLINDIRSLKIRQTTLFNILKSGSLDELKNLFHSFFASIPYDWYRKNDMAGYEGYYCSVVYCYFTALGLDVRAEETTNHGQLDMAVLFNENVYIFEFKVNELTHPSRALAQIKEKKYHEKYTGREIYLIGIEFSKQDRNITRFEWEKV; encoded by the coding sequence ATGAAAAAGCTACCCATTGGGATACAAACATTTTCCAATATTATAGAAAATAACTATTGCTACGTGGATAAAACCCCTTTGATCGCTAAATTAGTCAACCAAGGGGAATACTATTTCCTGTCCCGTCCCCGGCGTTTCGGCAAAAGCCTGCTTATCGACACCATTGCCCAAGCCTTTCAGGGCAGAAAAGAACTTTTCCAGGGACTTTATTTGGAAAACAATTGGGACTGGGATAAAAAACATCCTGTCATCCATATTGACCTTGCAGAAAGTGTTATGAAATCACCTGACCGGTTGGACCAGAGACTCCATCGAATCCTGGCCATGCGGGCGGAACAGGCTGGTCTGACCTTGACTTGCTCCCATGTGGATGACTGCTTTGAAGAGTTAATTCATAAGCTTCATGCCCAGGGGAAACACCGGGTCGTTGTTCTGGTAGACGAGTACGACAAACCTATATTAGATAATATCACCGATACAAAAACAGCAATGGCGCTTAGGGACGGACTGCGCAGCTTCTATTCCGTCCTCAAAGCCCAAGGAGCCCATCTGCGATTTGTCATGCTTACCGGTGTATCAAAATTTTCAAAAGCATCCCTCTTTTCCGGGCTAAATAATCTGCAGGATATTTCACTGGACAAACGGTATGGGACGCTGTGCGGTTATACACAAGAAGAATTGGAATCCGTATTCTCTGAATTCTTAACCGATGTTGACTTGAATCAACTCAAATCATGGTACAATGGCTATTCTTTTCTGTCCGCACCCGTTTACAATCCTTTTGATATTCTGCTTTACCTGGATAGTGGGCTTTATAAACCCTACTGGTTTGAAACAGGGACGCCCAGCTTCCTGATCCGACTGCTGGCCGAGAAAAAGATGTTCATCCCGAGCCTGGAAAACCTGGTTGCCGGAGAAGAACTCTTAGGCAGTTTTGACATTGATTTCATAGAACCGGAAACCCTGCTTTTCCAAACCGGCTATCTGACAATTAAAAAAAAAGAGATCCTGTTTGACCATGAATACATCTATCACCTGGGTTTTCCCAATCACGAAGTCAAGAAGAGCCTGACCGGATCCATCCTGCATTTACTGATAAATGATATCCGTTCCTTGAAAATCAGACAGACTACCCTGTTTAACATTTTAAAATCAGGTAGCCTGGATGAATTGAAAAACCTGTTCCACTCCTTTTTTGCATCCATCCCCTATGACTGGTACCGCAAAAACGACATGGCCGGATATGAGGGCTACTATTGTTCCGTTGTTTACTGCTACTTCACGGCCCTAGGATTGGATGTGAGAGCAGAAGAAACAACCAATCACGGCCAACTGGACATGGCCGTTCTTTTTAATGAAAATGTATACATCTTTGAATTCAAGGTAAACGAACTAACCCATCCTTCCCGGGCCCTGGCCCAAATCAAAGAAAAAAAATACCATGAAAAATATACCGGCAGGGAAATCTATCTTATCGGCATAGAATTCAGCAAGCAGGACCGCAACATCACCCGGTTTGAATGGGAGAAAGTATGA
- a CDS encoding AAA family ATPase — protein MKKLPIGIQTFSTIIENNYCYVDKTPLIAKLLNQGEYYFLSRPRRFGKSLLIDTIAQAFQGRKKLFQGLYLENNWDWSKIYPVIRIDFAQGILTSQQQLDAAIMDMIHVHADPNEISIKHTEVHLAFSELIRTLHQKTGQRVVVLVDEYDKPILDNITDPETARVLRDGLRNFYSVLKAQGAHLKFVMLTGVSKFSKVSLFSGLNNLNDISLDERYGTLCGYTQEELESVFAEYLADVDLNQLKSWYNGYSFLSSPVYNPFDILLYLDSRHFKPYWFETGTPTFLVRLLAEKKLFIPSLEDLIAGEELLGSFDIDFMEPETLLFQTGYLTIKEKEHLFDHEYVYHLGFPNHEVKKSLTGSVLNLLINDIRPLKTGQTTLLKIFKSDRLDELKDLFHSFFAAIPHDWYRKNDMAGYEGYYCSVVYCYFTALGLDVRAEETTNHGQLDMAVLFNENTYIFEFKVNELTQPSRALDQIKEKKYHEKYTGKEIYLIGVEFSKQDRNITRFEWEKIK, from the coding sequence ATGAAAAAGCTGCCCATTGGGATACAAACATTCTCCACTATAATAGAAAACAACTATTGCTACGTGGACAAAACCCCTTTGATCGCCAAACTGCTCAACCAAGGTGAGTACTATTTTCTGTCCCGTCCCCGGCGCTTCGGCAAAAGTCTGCTGATCGACACCATTGCCCAAGCCTTTCAGGGCAGAAAAAAACTTTTCCAGGGACTTTATCTGGAAAACAACTGGGATTGGAGCAAAATATACCCCGTGATCCGTATTGATTTTGCCCAAGGGATACTGACATCACAACAGCAGCTGGACGCCGCCATCATGGACATGATCCATGTCCATGCCGACCCTAACGAAATCTCTATTAAACACACTGAAGTACACCTGGCATTTTCCGAATTGATCCGCACCCTTCATCAGAAAACCGGACAACGGGTCGTGGTTCTGGTGGATGAATACGACAAACCCATTCTTGACAATATTACTGATCCGGAAACCGCCCGGGTACTCAGAGATGGCCTTCGAAATTTTTATTCCGTCCTCAAGGCCCAGGGAGCGCATTTAAAATTTGTCATGCTAACCGGTGTGTCAAAGTTCTCTAAGGTCTCCCTTTTTTCCGGACTCAACAATCTGAATGATATTTCACTTGATGAACGATACGGCACCCTTTGCGGTTATACGCAAGAAGAACTGGAATCTGTGTTTGCCGAATATTTGGCTGATGTTGACTTAAATCAACTCAAATCATGGTACAACGGCTATTCGTTCCTCTCTTCCCCAGTTTACAACCCTTTTGACATTCTACTCTATCTGGACAGCAGGCATTTTAAACCCTATTGGTTTGAAACCGGCACGCCCACCTTCCTTGTCCGCCTGCTGGCCGAGAAAAAGCTGTTCATCCCGAGCCTGGAAGACCTGATTGCCGGAGAAGAACTCTTAGGCAGTTTTGACATTGATTTTATGGAACCGGAAACCCTGCTTTTCCAGACCGGTTACCTTACCATCAAGGAAAAGGAACATCTGTTCGACCACGAATACGTTTACCACCTTGGTTTTCCCAACCATGAAGTCAAAAAAAGTCTTACCGGTTCCGTCCTGAATCTGCTCATTAATGACATTCGCCCCCTGAAAACCGGCCAGACAACCCTGCTGAAAATTTTCAAATCAGATCGTCTTGATGAATTAAAAGATCTGTTCCACTCTTTTTTTGCCGCCATCCCCCACGACTGGTATCGTAAAAATGATATGGCCGGATACGAAGGCTACTATTGTTCCGTTGTCTACTGCTACTTCACAGCCTTAGGCTTAGATGTCCGGGCAGAGGAAACAACCAACCACGGTCAACTGGACATGGCTGTTCTTTTTAACGAAAACACCTACATCTTTGAATTCAAGGTAAACGAGCTAACCCAGCCTTCCCGGGCACTGGACCAGATCAAAGAAAAAAAATACCACGAAAAATATACCGGCAAGGAAATCTATCTCATCGGGGTGGAATTCAGCAAGCAGGACCGCAACATCACCCGGTTTGAGTGGGAAAAAATAAAATGA
- a CDS encoding AAA family ATPase produces MKKLPIGIDNFKEIITDDHCYVDKTDLIHQLVTLGKYYFLSRPRRFGKSLLIDTISQAFQGKKGNTAKLTPKRVE; encoded by the coding sequence ATGAAAAAGTTGCCCATAGGCATAGATAATTTCAAAGAAATTATAACGGACGATCACTGTTATGTAGACAAAACAGACCTAATCCACCAACTGGTGACCCTGGGGAAATATTATTTCCTGTCCCGCCCCCGGCGCTTCGGTAAAAGCCTGCTCATTGATACCATATCCCAGGCGTTTCAAGGCAAAAAAGGCAATACCGCAAAACTCACCCCGAAAAGGGTTGAATAA
- a CDS encoding transposase codes for MAINVLPKTKTPKGEHAMRTRRVLYPETSEMYICELDQCPLCGEQLELSRYSSGHKIVQNLSSTVEVGYWPKQCDNPSCINYERKWRSAEWQQIAPMHCSYGFDVITTIGWQRQTSRCTFEDIHSDLAGRIIISESQVRHLYQERYLPLLASQERTRWDELEQVSQEFGLILSLDGLAPEGGEPQLWVVRELQTGVTLRSGWLSEQGQHAFENFLRPIVETDLTVRAVLSDKQRGLLPAVNEIFPEARHALCQLHYLKNVAEPAASADEIMKVKLRKTVRQNAGDIIRPEHVEQPGVLTVTGLLPSAVIENPAAEGKTEQHSVDQVEQELHSIVDALIRRVRYLLTLKGRPPFRMAGIEMYQGFRELCDCLEVFIAHIPDERLIRLQHGLSEALKCFTDDYDQLSEVADWLIHISTLLDPEENPYRMGDEVKNELVEYLDQLLEQNKDNPTLFIFASKICKTTGNYASGLFHTYDVPALPRTNNDRESEFRGLNQRLLRTTGQKGATKRMIQRSGAWELIPRPGSLEETISAFSSVDMDVFREERQRLRNHRSRFKLHTRSGKRVLTELEKLTERWLKLPQDNQKR; via the coding sequence ATGGCAATAAATGTTTTGCCAAAAACAAAGACTCCCAAAGGAGAACATGCCATGAGAACACGCCGTGTATTATACCCCGAAACATCGGAAATGTACATTTGCGAATTAGATCAATGTCCGTTATGTGGCGAACAACTGGAGTTGAGTCGTTATTCAAGTGGACATAAAATTGTACAGAATCTGTCATCGACGGTGGAAGTCGGTTATTGGCCCAAGCAGTGCGACAACCCGAGCTGCATCAATTACGAGCGAAAGTGGCGGTCCGCCGAATGGCAGCAAATTGCTCCGATGCATTGCAGTTATGGTTTTGACGTCATTACAACGATCGGATGGCAACGACAGACCAGCAGATGTACTTTTGAAGATATTCACTCGGATTTAGCCGGCAGAATCATCATCAGTGAATCTCAGGTCCGTCATCTGTATCAGGAGCGTTACCTGCCGTTATTGGCTTCTCAAGAACGAACCCGGTGGGATGAATTAGAGCAAGTTTCACAAGAATTCGGTCTGATCCTGAGTCTGGACGGCCTGGCTCCTGAGGGAGGCGAGCCGCAATTGTGGGTTGTGCGTGAACTTCAAACAGGAGTGACGCTTCGCAGTGGTTGGCTCAGTGAACAGGGACAGCATGCCTTTGAAAATTTCCTGCGGCCGATCGTCGAAACCGACTTAACAGTCAGGGCAGTTCTCAGCGATAAACAGCGGGGCCTGCTGCCGGCGGTTAATGAAATTTTCCCTGAAGCCCGACACGCTTTATGCCAGTTGCATTACCTGAAAAATGTTGCTGAACCGGCAGCATCCGCTGATGAGATAATGAAAGTTAAACTCAGGAAAACGGTCCGACAAAATGCCGGGGACATCATCCGCCCGGAGCATGTGGAGCAACCAGGGGTATTGACGGTAACGGGTTTGCTGCCGTCAGCTGTCATTGAAAATCCTGCCGCCGAGGGGAAAACGGAACAACATTCAGTTGATCAGGTGGAACAGGAACTGCACTCCATTGTGGATGCACTGATACGCCGGGTGCGTTATCTGTTGACGTTAAAGGGGCGTCCACCATTCCGCATGGCAGGCATTGAAATGTATCAAGGTTTTAGGGAACTCTGTGATTGCCTGGAGGTATTCATCGCTCATATTCCCGATGAACGGCTGATTCGGTTACAGCACGGTCTGAGTGAAGCCCTCAAATGCTTTACGGATGACTATGATCAATTGAGTGAAGTTGCCGACTGGCTGATTCATATCTCGACATTGCTCGACCCAGAGGAAAACCCGTATCGAATGGGAGATGAAGTAAAAAACGAGCTGGTTGAGTACCTGGATCAGTTACTTGAGCAAAACAAGGATAATCCGACACTGTTCATCTTCGCAAGCAAGATCTGTAAAACTACTGGTAACTACGCCTCCGGCTTGTTTCATACTTACGATGTACCCGCTTTGCCGAGAACGAACAATGATCGGGAAAGTGAATTCCGCGGACTCAATCAGCGCCTGCTGCGAACAACAGGGCAAAAAGGAGCTACAAAGCGTATGATCCAGCGTTCCGGAGCGTGGGAATTGATTCCGCGCCCGGGAAGTCTTGAGGAAACGATCAGCGCATTCTCATCTGTTGATATGGATGTATTCCGTGAAGAACGGCAAAGACTTCGCAATCACCGTAGTCGTTTCAAACTCCATACCCGTTCCGGCAAAAGAGTTCTAACGGAGCTGGAAAAATTGACGGAACGCTGGCTTAAATTGCCACAAGATAATCAAAAAAGGTGA
- a CDS encoding AAA family ATPase: MFTGLFLEKNWDWGKKYPVIHIDLAESVMKSPGRLDQRLHRILAMRAEQAGLTLTCSHVDDCFEELIHKLHAQEKHRVVVLVDEYDKPILDNITDTKTAMALRDGLRNFYSVLKAQGAHLRFVLLTGVSKFSKVSLFSGLNNLNDISLDKRYGTLCGYTQEELKAVFHQYLSGVDLNSLKAWYNGYCFLSEAVYNPFDILLYLDRKQFKPYWFESGTPTFLVHLIREKGVPAAFLEKIKITDTFMGSFDVDCIEPSPLLFQTGYLTIKETIPYPGGIYYKLGFPNHEVKYAFNDALLADLTRAGQEKDQTKLNMLDLLTLNDLDGLK; encoded by the coding sequence TTGTTTACCGGACTTTTCCTGGAGAAAAATTGGGACTGGGGAAAAAAATATCCTGTCATCCATATTGACCTTGCAGAAAGCGTTATGAAATCACCTGGCCGGTTGGACCAGAGACTCCATCGCATTCTTGCCATGCGGGCGGAACAAGCCGGTCTAACCCTGACATGTTCCCATGTGGATGACTGCTTTGAAGAGTTAATTCATAAGCTTCATGCCCAGGAAAAACACCGGGTCGTTGTTCTGGTGGACGAATACGACAAACCCATATTAGACAACATTACCGATACAAAAACAGCAATGGCGCTTAGAGACGGACTGCGTAACTTTTATTCCGTACTTAAAGCCCAAGGTGCCCATTTACGATTTGTCTTGCTCACCGGTGTATCAAAATTTTCGAAAGTTTCCCTTTTTTCCGGGCTTAACAATTTGAATGATATTTCACTTGATAAACGATACGGAACCCTTTGCGGTTATACCCAGGAAGAATTAAAGGCTGTATTTCATCAATATTTAAGCGGTGTTGACCTTAATTCGCTTAAAGCATGGTATAATGGCTATTGCTTTCTATCAGAAGCGGTTTACAATCCCTTTGACATTCTCCTTTATCTGGATAGAAAACAGTTCAAGCCCTATTGGTTTGAATCAGGAACCCCCACATTTTTAGTTCATCTCATCAGGGAAAAAGGCGTCCCCGCAGCATTTCTGGAAAAAATTAAAATTACAGACACCTTTATGGGAAGCTTTGACGTTGACTGTATTGAACCATCCCCCCTCCTGTTTCAAACCGGATACCTGACCATAAAAGAGACCATACCTTATCCGGGAGGCATTTATTACAAATTGGGATTCCCGAATCATGAGGTCAAATATGCATTCAATGATGCACTGCTGGCCGATTTAACCAGGGCCGGTCAGGAAAAAGATCAAACTAAATTAAACATGCTTGATCTTCTGACGTTAAACGACCTTGATGGTCTGAAATAA
- a CDS encoding PD-(D/E)XK nuclease domain-containing protein yields MAGYEGYYCSIVYCYFTALGLDVRVEETTTHGRLDMAVLFNENAYIFEFKVNELTKPARALDQIKEKKYHEKYTGKEIYLIGIEFSKKGRNITRFEWEKRKPEFTNK; encoded by the coding sequence TTGGCCGGATATGAAGGCTACTATTGTTCTATTGTCTATTGCTACTTTACGGCATTAGGATTGGATGTGAGGGTTGAAGAAACAACCACTCACGGCCGACTGGACATGGCGGTTCTTTTTAATGAAAATGCCTACATCTTTGAATTCAAGGTAAACGAACTGACAAAGCCGGCCCGGGCCCTGGACCAGATTAAAGAAAAAAAATACCACGAAAAATATACCGGCAAGGAAATTTACCTCATCGGCATTGAATTCAGCAAAAAGGGTCGAAACATCACCCGGTTCGAATGGGAAAAACGAAAGCCGGAATTTACCAATAAATAA
- a CDS encoding type II toxin-antitoxin system VapC family toxin, producing the protein MYLLDTNVCINFLNGTSSFVKQHFQACSPSEIAVCSIVKDELLFGARNSQRVDANLQILKMFFAPLHSLPFDDQCADEYGLIRSDLKTQGRVIGPNDMLIAAVARANEAVLVTHNTKEFSRISGLLLDDWE; encoded by the coding sequence GTGTATCTGCTGGATACCAATGTTTGCATCAACTTTCTTAACGGGACATCTTCATTTGTGAAACAGCACTTTCAGGCCTGCTCTCCATCAGAAATTGCTGTTTGCAGCATTGTTAAAGACGAATTGCTTTTCGGCGCAAGAAACAGCCAGAGGGTCGATGCGAATTTACAAATTCTGAAAATGTTTTTTGCGCCCCTGCATAGCCTGCCTTTTGACGACCAGTGTGCAGACGAATATGGACTTATCAGATCAGACCTGAAAACTCAGGGCAGAGTCATAGGCCCCAATGATATGCTGATTGCAGCGGTTGCGCGTGCCAATGAAGCTGTGCTGGTAACTCATAATACCAAGGAGTTCAGCCGGATATCAGGCCTTCTCCTTGATGATTGGGAATAA
- a CDS encoding glycoside hydrolase domain-containing protein produces the protein MLFKKQILMVGLLFLFLGILNEARCDSSWPPEGKGKRFEVTRDTGISSVGREKNGNCGASWKLKLKGQQEFILFDINPNDLRGKIITGAVLYFNTSASPKALILRTGVSSVAGRWREGFLFCYLPLPGASCFNQAGYKVWDWAYPGSSLMDVVFGHGHTLWGFANASRPDGNGWQEIAVSPDVVAARVAGLSYGFCAVDEVGSEWRWKNQRFSYLLFPNRYVYSSEHLNKKPWMKIWTNGEDHIQPDRVSILGYSNERLRPGEALVEWVTPADKGGGKTLGFNIMYKIGGAVKEMPRYLIPMAGQVGETVLMHIQDLNLPPGKQIDLLIRGVDSAGNEGDTSVVTIKTAPLKNNLIMEDFQYYSNSNKRIDSDQRDESYAIVDLLDKINPVTGKSITPRPAGYQWANHLFNGIEKKIKLQSARNETVCFQINVKKEAAIVKADLIFPAFPELKTRMLKAVYVNPENSEAPYPLPDPLLPLKGQSFTLQKNGSFICELFVPHDIPAGIKHGKLSIWNGKEQMGFDVELEVYNFTLPDKLSFVPEMNAYGTADPYKSYDYYKLAHEHRTCLNRLPYNWAGEPAFAPDVRDGTFDWEKWDERIGPLLDGSAFKEMKRANEPVDVFYLPFNENWPVNIFHHFKPSYWADEAFSTEYGEKLKEKFQAFADHFREHRWFDTIFQFYLNNKITYRGKNGSSSAPWHFDEPVNTQDFWALRWYGKLWKEALSKDCDPRLKMWFRADISYSEFGRNILWGITDMEYLGGNNQQKTRMIHDRQVLNGPVRFAEYGSANRIDQSNVMTLLWCLSAWFKGADGVLPWQTMGTKASWKKADQNAIFYPGPEGPVPSLRLKAFMAGQQLIEYCTIFCDLFGVSRQELKQIFDKMVKDNYGIVDPAFLWRFRSKLARKISDLAPAYRRSWYDWGDMEAEKGRPIKLKYVTPSPEIKSKTPECNDFSPL, from the coding sequence ATGTTGTTTAAAAAGCAGATCCTGATGGTGGGTCTGCTTTTTTTATTTTTGGGTATTTTAAATGAAGCCCGGTGCGATTCCAGCTGGCCCCCCGAAGGTAAGGGAAAACGGTTTGAGGTGACAAGGGATACAGGTATTTCATCTGTGGGGAGGGAGAAAAACGGCAATTGTGGTGCTTCTTGGAAACTAAAGCTGAAGGGGCAGCAAGAGTTTATACTGTTTGATATTAACCCTAATGACTTGAGGGGCAAGATTATTACGGGTGCGGTGTTGTATTTTAATACGTCTGCTTCCCCAAAAGCACTTATTCTCAGGACCGGGGTATCCAGTGTTGCCGGTAGGTGGCGGGAGGGATTTTTATTTTGCTATCTTCCACTTCCAGGGGCTTCCTGCTTTAATCAGGCCGGGTATAAAGTTTGGGACTGGGCTTATCCTGGCAGCAGCCTTATGGATGTGGTCTTTGGTCACGGGCATACTTTATGGGGATTTGCCAATGCCTCCCGGCCGGATGGCAATGGATGGCAGGAGATTGCCGTTTCACCCGATGTAGTTGCCGCAAGAGTTGCCGGACTTAGTTATGGGTTCTGCGCGGTTGATGAGGTTGGATCTGAATGGCGGTGGAAAAATCAGCGGTTTTCCTATCTCCTTTTTCCCAATCGGTATGTTTACAGCAGTGAACATCTCAATAAAAAACCATGGATGAAAATCTGGACGAATGGTGAAGACCATATTCAACCGGACCGGGTATCTATTTTAGGTTATTCCAATGAAAGACTGCGGCCTGGGGAAGCTTTGGTTGAATGGGTAACTCCGGCGGACAAGGGCGGAGGGAAAACGCTTGGATTTAATATTATGTATAAAATTGGCGGGGCGGTCAAAGAGATGCCCCGGTATCTGATTCCCATGGCCGGACAGGTTGGTGAAACAGTATTGATGCATATTCAAGATCTTAATTTGCCACCGGGAAAACAGATCGACTTGCTTATCCGTGGCGTGGATAGTGCCGGGAATGAAGGTGACACCTCTGTCGTTACGATTAAGACTGCTCCTTTGAAAAATAATCTGATTATGGAAGACTTCCAATATTATTCAAATTCAAACAAGCGGATTGATTCAGATCAAAGGGATGAGAGTTATGCTATTGTTGATCTGTTGGACAAAATCAATCCTGTAACCGGTAAGTCCATTACCCCAAGGCCAGCAGGGTACCAGTGGGCGAACCATTTATTTAATGGGATTGAAAAAAAAATAAAGCTTCAGTCAGCCCGAAATGAGACGGTCTGCTTCCAGATCAATGTGAAGAAAGAGGCCGCTATAGTAAAAGCAGATCTTATTTTTCCTGCTTTTCCCGAGCTTAAAACCAGGATGCTTAAAGCCGTTTACGTGAATCCAGAGAATAGTGAAGCGCCCTACCCGCTTCCAGACCCTTTGCTCCCTTTAAAAGGACAGTCATTTACTTTACAAAAGAATGGTTCTTTTATTTGTGAACTTTTCGTCCCCCATGATATCCCGGCTGGGATAAAACATGGAAAGTTATCAATTTGGAATGGTAAAGAACAGATGGGGTTTGATGTAGAACTGGAGGTCTACAATTTTACGTTGCCGGATAAGCTGTCTTTTGTGCCGGAAATGAATGCATACGGTACTGCTGATCCTTATAAAAGCTATGACTATTACAAACTGGCCCATGAGCACAGAACCTGTCTGAACCGTCTGCCTTATAATTGGGCCGGAGAGCCGGCATTTGCACCGGATGTGAGAGACGGAACGTTTGACTGGGAAAAATGGGATGAAAGAATCGGGCCTCTGCTGGATGGGTCTGCCTTTAAAGAAATGAAGCGGGCCAATGAACCGGTGGATGTATTTTATCTGCCTTTTAACGAAAACTGGCCGGTCAATATTTTTCACCATTTTAAACCTTCTTACTGGGCAGATGAAGCATTCAGTACCGAATATGGTGAAAAACTGAAAGAGAAATTCCAGGCTTTTGCGGATCATTTCAGGGAACATAGATGGTTTGACACGATTTTTCAATTTTATCTGAATAATAAAATTACCTATCGGGGAAAAAACGGTTCCTCCTCGGCGCCATGGCACTTTGATGAACCTGTTAATACACAGGATTTTTGGGCTTTAAGGTGGTATGGAAAACTATGGAAAGAAGCCCTTTCAAAGGATTGTGATCCCCGTTTGAAAATGTGGTTCAGGGCGGATATCTCCTACAGTGAATTTGGACGAAATATTCTTTGGGGTATCACGGATATGGAATATCTGGGCGGCAATAATCAGCAGAAAACGAGAATGATACATGACAGACAGGTGTTGAACGGACCGGTCAGGTTTGCAGAATACGGTTCTGCAAACAGGATAGACCAATCCAATGTAATGACCCTCTTGTGGTGTCTATCCGCCTGGTTCAAAGGCGCTGACGGGGTATTGCCGTGGCAGACGATGGGAACCAAAGCAAGTTGGAAAAAAGCAGATCAGAATGCAATTTTTTATCCTGGCCCTGAAGGGCCGGTGCCTTCTCTCAGGTTAAAAGCATTTATGGCAGGGCAGCAATTAATTGAATACTGCACTATTTTTTGTGATTTGTTTGGAGTTTCACGGCAGGAGTTAAAACAAATTTTTGATAAGATGGTCAAAGACAACTATGGTATCGTCGATCCTGCTTTCTTATGGCGATTTCGGTCTAAACTGGCAAGGAAGATATCTGATCTGGCACCGGCCTACAGGCGGTCATGGTATGACTGGGGAGATATGGAAGCAGAAAAAGGAAGGCCCATAAAATTGAAATACGTCACCCCTTCCCCTGAAATAAAAAGCAAGACACCGGAGTGTAATGATTTTTCGCCTTTATAA
- a CDS encoding glycosyltransferase: MKQKLRIVHLVFSFSTGGMEKGIATLVQATHHEVEHIIVCTTQTGRSEELLPAGTRVISLEKPDGNSIGFLFRLSGLLKSLDPDVVHTRNWAGLDGVIAARLAGIKAVVHGEHGWGMADPDGLNRKRVWIRRVLYFLICEYTCVSQQMVSWLKGDIGVRQRVTQIYNGVDYEDYSPRKSKGDNNGFAVCVVGRLDPIKDHLTLFKGFAAVRQQIPKARLYVVGDGPERKRLEQASEEGTIFLGNRRDVPDLLRKMDLFVLPSINEGISNTILEAMATGLPVAATKVGGNIELIQDGVNGRLFETGDWEHLSEIMLDYYHNKEKRTAHGKASRRIIENRFSIDHMVGAYMQVWKRVAGKH; the protein is encoded by the coding sequence ATGAAACAAAAATTGCGAATAGTTCATCTGGTGTTCTCCTTTTCAACCGGTGGGATGGAAAAGGGTATTGCCACCCTGGTACAGGCCACTCACCACGAAGTGGAGCATATTATTGTTTGCACCACACAGACAGGGCGATCTGAAGAATTACTGCCCGCCGGAACCCGGGTGATATCTCTGGAAAAACCTGATGGTAATTCCATTGGTTTTCTTTTCCGGTTATCCGGTTTGCTAAAATCCCTTGATCCGGATGTGGTCCATACCCGGAACTGGGCAGGGCTTGATGGCGTGATTGCAGCCCGCCTTGCAGGGATCAAGGCAGTTGTCCATGGGGAGCATGGATGGGGGATGGCGGATCCGGATGGGTTGAACCGGAAACGGGTATGGATCCGGCGGGTGTTGTATTTTCTTATTTGTGAATATACATGCGTTTCCCAGCAGATGGTATCCTGGCTTAAGGGGGATATCGGAGTCCGGCAGCGGGTGACCCAGATTTATAACGGGGTGGATTATGAGGACTACAGCCCCCGTAAAAGTAAAGGCGATAATAACGGGTTTGCCGTCTGTGTGGTGGGGAGGCTAGACCCCATTAAAGACCATTTAACATTGTTTAAGGGATTTGCCGCAGTCAGACAACAGATTCCGAAGGCCCGGTTGTATGTGGTTGGAGACGGGCCGGAAAGAAAAAGACTTGAACAAGCATCAGAAGAAGGAACTATTTTTTTGGGAAACAGGCGGGATGTTCCTGACCTTTTAAGAAAGATGGATTTATTTGTCCTGCCGTCAATAAACGAGGGCATTTCTAATACGATTCTGGAGGCTATGGCTACCGGGTTGCCGGTTGCCGCAACCAAGGTGGGGGGAAATATAGAGCTTATCCAGGACGGTGTTAACGGCCGATTATTCGAAACTGGAGACTGGGAACATCTTTCTGAGATCATGCTTGATTATTATCATAACAAAGAAAAAAGAACGGCCCATGGAAAAGCGTCCAGGAGAATTATCGAAAACCGGTTTTCCATTGATCACATGGTGGGGGCATATATGCAGGTATGGAAAAGGGTTGCTGGAAAACATTGA